In Capra hircus breed San Clemente chromosome 5, ASM170441v1, whole genome shotgun sequence, the DNA window TGTCCAGGGCAGCAAAGAGTTATTCCTCCGGGACTGATGAGCTCATGGCTCTGCAGCACACTGCTGTGCAGAGGGCCCCACGGCCAGGCTTGACTGGTGCGTGACACTGGCAGCCACtcattcttccagcccagatCCCCTTGCCCTTGTTCTGTCTCTCTCCAGCGGCTCAGACTCTGGTCTGTAGCCTGGAAGACATGGGCATGgtctgagcactgaactgaaaaagagctGAGGCCTCCTAGTTCTGTGTTCAGCTCCCCTGCCAAGAGTGACCTTGGGTGGGTCTCTTTTGGCCTCAGTTTTTCCAGCATCGCCCTGGGCCAACTACAGCGCTTCCTCATTTCACTCAAGAACACTGTGTATTTGGAAGAAAGGTGTTCACTCAATGTCGAATACGTGGAAATTGCTCAAATTCTACCCATGCTTAGAGAACCTTATAAGTGAGCCCAGCTTTGAATAGAGGTCAAAATAAACCCACTCACAGGAAAGTCTGGCTGGTGTATGAATAGAATTCTAGTGAGGTTCCAGAtggtttattttcagattttttttttaaatcctgtaaGATTTTATTAATCTTCATCCTTACCTAACTTCCTTGAGTTTCTCCCTGAAACAGTTGAGTTCACAGTCCCACCCTTCCTGGTACATGTTCTCCAGGGTTACTGTCCCTTGGTCAGTCTTGCTTGCTTCCTCCAGGGACACAAGGACCCCAGGGTCCTCAGGGTACCATATCCCATGCCCTCACGTTGTAGATggagaaaccaaggcccagaaaaGCTGCAGGTCTTATCTAAGAAAACACATAACCTGATGCTGCTGGGGCCCTTCGCTGGCCCTAGCTGTCTGAATGGGAATGCCAGAGCGCAGGGGCAGGAGGACtgggggccaccagggaaggctgggcCCAGAGCCAGGAAGGCGGGAGCGGGCCTGCTGTGAGCTGGCGGGTTGAGCCAggctgcctgcctcctccccacccagctaCTCAGGAGGGGCAGCCGCGGTGATGTCGAGGAGTTATTATTAGGAATACTGCAGTGCGGATGTGAGTGAGGAACAGGAGAGCAAGGAGAGATGGgcctggaggaggagcctggggaaGAGAGATGGAGGCGGGGAGGAGAGGACCAGACCCGAGGCCTGAGtgtgtgttctctgtgtgtgttaggCTGCTTCCTAATCACCTTTCTGGCATTAAAGCTTCTCTTCCGGTTCAGTTCCCCTTCCTTTCTCAGTCTGGAAGAAGTCTTTCCAGGATGGGGAAGAAGTGCTGGGCTGTTATGTCAATGGGGTCTGAGGAGTCTGCTGGTCCAGCCAACATCAACCCTAAGCTGGGGTGTTGCCCCGATACTGCCCTTCTGCCTCCATGATGCAGAGGGGGACATGCTGGCTTGCTCCTGGCCCTGGGCAAGGCCCCTGCCTCGGTCAGGAGTGTTTTTTAGCCTACTCCTCGTCTTAGGCTCTGCCTTCTGCAGCTCCGGAGGTGCCACCTGTGGTTCTCATCTACCACTCTTAATAGGGGACTTTTCTATGCTCCAGTTTCCCTCTCCCCCTGGGTGTGGACGCCTAGTGATCCCAGCTTGTGCCCGGGCACCTCTGTGCAGCCCACCGAGGGCCTCCGGGTGGGCAGTTTCCAGAGCTCGTGGGGGTGGACTTCGAGcgcctcctaccaggctcttgACCAACGGCATTGATGCCCTGTGTGTCCTGCAGCTGCTTTTACAGGGTTAATGGTCCCACGAGAGGCAGGGCAGCTCTGTTCTGGTGCAGGCAGGAGAGCGGGAGCCCGGATCTGTGGACCGAAGGTGGGAGACCGGGCTGGGTGGtgcgggcaggaggaggggtCAAGGCTGGCAGGACAGCCAGTCGGGCTGGGGCCTGAGCGGGATGGGCCCTGCGAGGGCACAGTGCAGCCACAGTTGGATGCGAGGCCACAGGTTCTGGGAAGGCAGCTGTGAGCTGGGCGCTGAGCGCTGGCCAGCAGCCGGGAGCCACGCATTCCTCCTGTTGAGGAAGCCGACCCAGGGCCCGGCCTGGGCCAGataggtggggggtggggggcgcaggGGAGAGGGCCCCGCACCCAGGTGCTCGCCCTTCACTGTCTGCAGGTGGGAAGAGGAGTACACGGTGCGGTTACAGCTGCAGGAGCGCGTGAATGAGCTCCAGGAGGTGAGGGCCGCCCCGCCCGCCCTCCCCACCGTCCTTTGCCCGCTGCTTACTGCCCGCCTGCCGCTCACCTCGGTTGGTTTCTTCTGACTGTAGGAAGCCCAGGAGGCTGATGCCTGCCAGGAGGAGCTGGCCATGAAGGTGGAACAGCTGAAGGCCGAGCTGGTGGTCTTCAAGGGGCTCATGAGCAACGTGAGTGTGGCCGGGTCATCCCTGGCCTCTCGTGCCACGCCACACCAGCCTGGGCTCAGCCCCAGGGCTGCCTGAGGCCCGGGAGCAGGCCTTTCTAGTTTGGCCCGTTCACCACCCGGCGTCCCACTTTATGTGCTTCCCTTTTTCTCCCCCTTGCCTGCCCCCTAACTCAAGAGGAATGAAAGTCCCCTTGGCCTCCATGGGGCCCGGGCTTGTTTGCTCGCAGTGTGGCCCTGGGTGACATCCTGACCTGCTCTGCCTTGTCTCTGGGTCTGTGGAATGGGATAGGATTGAAAGCAAGTGCTTGCAGGATGGTTCCAAGGTCACGATGTTTGTAGAGTCAGGACAGCAGCGGCTGAGTGTCAGCTAACACTGTCCTGATGAttctttctccagtgctcagagctctagctgtgtgcttagttgctcagttgtgtctgactcttaatgaccccatggactgtagactgccaggctcctctgtccatggggattctctaggcaagaatactggagtgggtagccatttccttctccagggtatcttcccaacccagggatcgaacccaggtctcaggcattgcaggcggattctttaccatttgagccacggAGGActagtctctctctttctctctctgggagTCTGAGTTCCAGGGGGAGCCCCCTGCCTATGCACCAGGCGCTGACCCATATCCCCTAGGGGAGCCATCTGGCCAAGGAGCCGGTCATCCTGGGCAGACCGCTGGGAGGTGCCCAGGTCAAGGGGTGCCTTCTGCCAGCAGGAGCCATGTGACTGGGCTGATGAGGGGATATTGCTTGTGATGAGGTGGGACCCCCTCACCGCTCCCTGCGCTCCCCACACAGAACCTGACCGAGCTGGACACGAAGATCCAGGAGAAGGCCATGAAGGTGGACATGGACATCTGCCGCCGCATCGACATCACCGCCAAGCTCTGTGACTTGGCTCAGCAGCGCAACTGCGAGGACATGATCAAGATGTTCCAGGTGAGGGCTGTGGGCGCCTCACCCCGGCCCCCGGCCGCCCCGCCTCGCTGGCGCCCGAGCCCCATGTGGGAGGCCGAAGCCGGGCCCTGGGGTCGAGGCTGGGGGGCGAGGGACAGCCTCTGGAGGGGTCTGGAGCTGTCTCTAACGCcgtctccccctcccctctctcctgtctgcctcctctcctttctgcCTTTCATCTTCTCTTGCTTCCTCCACAGAAGAAGCTGGTTAGTTTTGCTCTCACACAAGCTTCTCAGCTCCCTGGGCCTCCTGACCCACCGGGCTCTCAGTGCAGCGCCCCCTCCATCCTCCTGCTCTCCctacttctctctccctctctccccctcctctcgcccgccccctccctccccttcctctcccccttctccccttcctctcccccttctcccctccctctcccccttctcccctcccccctccctctcccccacctcaTTCTCCAGCTCCATCTCTCTTCCCCGTCCCTCCCcccacttctctcattctctggTTCCAtgtcccccctcccccttcccctccccctcccccttctcctcttccttcccctctccccttcccctctccccttccctccttttcTCATTCTCTGGCTCCATCTCTCTCCCCCCCCATACCCctacctctcccttcctccccctcccctctcccttccctctcccctccctctctccccctttctcACTCTCTGGCTCCAtctttctcccccctcccctcccccctccctatTCCCctacccttcccctcctccccctcccctctctctcccctccctctcttcccctttctctcaTTGTCTGGCTCCATCTTTCTTCCCCCCATCCCCCCCTTCTCGCATTCCCtggctctccctctccccctcctctccccctccctccacttcctctccccctccctccccttcctctcccccctccctccccctcccccacttctctcattctctggctccatctctccccactcccccccccccacttctctcattctctggctccatctctcccctccctccccttcctctcccctccctccccttcctctcccccctccctcctcctcccccacttctctcattctctggCTCCATCTCTCCCCCTTTCCCCCCAACTTCTCTCATTCTCTGGCCCCatgtctcctcctcccctcctcctccctccccttccccctccccccaccaccttctTTCACTCTCTGgctccatctctctccctcccttccccctctggCTTCCAGATCTGGATGTGACTCAGGTTCTGCTTTATCAATTTCATGCCCCTTTCCTCCTTGCGGCCTGAATCAACTTCCctctcagttcagtcatttcACTAGAAgactttttttagaaaagaactcCTCTGGGCCATTGCGCACATCTCACTCTGGTCCCGGCCAGCCGTTTCCCCCAATCTTATTGCTCCGTTTTCTCTGTCTCTGGTCTGTCTCCTCCTCGTCTGCAGCCCTGGCCCCACCTGCGTCTGTCTGCCTGTCTCGGTGATGCTGGTGTTTCTGTTCCGTCTTGTAACTGTGTCTTCTCTCTGTCCGCCCGCCCTCCCCGCTGGTCCccgcttccctccctccctcccggccGGCGCCCCCGCCCTTCTCCTCACGCACCCGGCCTCGTCTCTGTAGTCTCTGCACTTGTCTCCCATTAAGGTCCCGTCCATGGGGGGGCGGAAGCGGGAGCGCAAGGCCGTGGAGGAGGACACCTCCCTGGCAGCGAGTGACGGGCCGTGCCGCCCCGACGGGGATGAGGAGGAGAGCACGGCCCTCAGCATCAATGAGGAGGTGCAGCGCATGCTGAACCAGCTGTGAGTCCGCCGGCCGCCCCGCACCTGCCCGCGCCCGGCCGCCCCGCACCTGCCCGCGGCTGGCCGCCCCGCACCTGCCCAGGGCTCGCCCCGCACCTGCCCGCGGCTGGCCGCCCCGCATCTGCCCAGGGCTCACCCCGCACCTGCCCGCGGGCTCGCCCCGCACCTGCCCGCGGCCGGAGCCGCAGCCCCCGCCCCACCGGCCGCCCTGACGCCCGGGCTCCCTGTCTCTAGGAGGGAGTATGATTTTGAGGACGACTGTGACAGCCTGACTTGGGAGGAGACGGAGGAGACCCTGCTGCTCTGGGAGGATTTCTCGGGCTATGCCTTGGCCGCCGCAGAGGCCCCGGGAGAGGTAACCAACCTCCCGGCCTTGggccccagctcctcctccccgGGCGCCAGGCCCATCTTCCCACCCGCCGGCCCCTCCGAGCTCTGTCTTCCCTCTGTGGCCGCCATCCGTCACCTGCTTCCCCCTCGTCCTCAGTCCTCGTCCCCAGTCCTCGTCCTCAGTCTCTCCAGCTTCCTTTAACCTcattctatctctctctctccctccctggccTTGCCCTATGGCTCGCCCTGTCCCATCCATCCCTCCTGTCTGCCTCCCCCACTTTCCCTTTCCACTCCAGCAGCCAGAAGATAGTTTGGAAAAGGTGATTAAAGATACCGAGTCTCTTTTCAAAACCCGGGAGAAAGAATATCAGGAAACCATTGACCAGATTGAGGTAAGGCTGTGAGCTGAAGCCGAGGGGCCCTGGTTCCCGGGGGGTCGTGAATGgtactgcaggacaccagggccTCCCCATTGCCTtctggcaggagaagggggatcTCCCCACTGGGTGCCGAAGACctcaggctggggaggggagcgAGGCAGACAGATGTAGGTTCCAATCTAAGCTCTGTGACTTCCTGCCACTCTGACTTTTATCAGGCGTCTTCTCTCtgagcctgcttttttttttaatctttatttcttcGGCTATGTCAGGCcttggttgcagcacgtgggacctTTCATTGTGACCTGCGGACCCTCTAGCTGTgctgtgtgggcttagttgctctgcagcacgtgggacctgagttcccggaccagggatcaaacccgagtcccctgcattgcaaagcaggttcttcaccactggaccagcagggaagtcccgagCCTGCTTCTTTGTTTGTAAAGTGGGGTCTTAGCAGTACCTCCTTCAGGGTCGATTGAAGGTCAGGCGAGCTACAGTGCAGGTGGAGTGTGGGGCATCTGTCTGGCAATGAGCACCGTCGCAGCCACTGTGATCACGGTTGTTCCTACAGTCAGTGCTGTATCAGGGTCCACGCCGCTGAACTTGACCTTCGCCGCAGCCTCAGCTCAGCCTTCAAGCCATGGAGGCGACTCCATGCTCATTCCCTCACCTGGAGGAACTTTCCCGAGCTGGCGAGTGGAGCCGGGGCTTTAACGTAAACTCTAGGCTGGAGGGGCTGACAGGAAGGGTATGTGACACCTGGGACGAGGGCGCTGCAGCCAAGGCGCCACGTGATTCCGGTGACCCCGAGGCCGGAGCCTGAGGGGGTCCTTTCCATGCACTCTGGAGATGAGGCTGGGGGCTTCTAGAACGCTCTGTCCCTCTCCAGGCCCACTGCCCTCTCCGAGGAATTATCTTCCTGTATCCTGATTCTCCCAGCACACAGCAGCTGCCCTGCTCCTTTAAGCAAAACCTGCTCCCATTGTTTACTCCCAGACTGACACTCAGTTTCAAAGGCACAGCTGgggggacctctctggtggtcagtggttaagactccatgcctcctctgcaggggcatgggttcgatccctggtcagggaactaagatctcacgtgctgcacagccaagaaaaaggagaaaaaagaaaaggtacagCTGGATATGTGCCGCTAGCTGAAGAGCTGGGAGGGGGCCCCCACCCCTCTGTTGACACACAtcctgctctcctcctcctcactgcACCTAGGAGGTCCTGAGGGGTCGGGAGGCTGTTCctgctggtgtttttttttttttatggtgttGCTCCTGGCTGTCCACCCGGGGCTCCGGAGGTCCTTTATCTCAGTGACTTGGGTCTGCAGGGACCctgggatggaggcagagaccaTTTCCATTACTGGATGGTGAGAGAGACCCAGGCCCAGGTCTCTGCTCTCAATCTGCTCCCAGCCTCACCCCTCCGCCCTGCCCCACTGCACGTGCGCAGGCTTTTCAGTGTGGCTTTTGGGGTCGTCTCCTTCCCGCAGCCCTCTATAAACGTAGAGGCTGGTGGCCATCCTAGCCTCGTGTTCTGCTGGGACATGTTGGGTTCATTTCTTCCCGCTGCCCCACTGAGTGCAGGGCTCCCGGGCGCAGCCCCCAGCGCTCACCTCTAACACCAGCTCTCCCGACGGGCCGGGGTTGGGGTGAAGGAGGGAGCCAGTCTGGGCAAGCACTGGCGGCACCCTACTTCTTTCCTGGACTGAACGAAAGGTCAGTGCCTCCTGCCCTTGGACGTGCTGCTGCCAGGGGCGCCGCCTGAGACCCCAGCTCTGGAACCAGGGCCGTGGTCCAGGTTGTGCTCACTGGGGCTCCTGACCCACCCAGGCCACCATCTCGCCCCATGTCACTGTCCTGACCATCTCTTTGTCTGGCCCTgtgactgtttccttttctgtctgagTTCCCATCCTTGTGGCCCAGTTCAGATCATTCACGGGTGATTTCTTACCCTTTCTCTTTGCTCTCGGGCAGTCAAGCACATCACCCCGGGCAGTTTTGTTCTGCCCCCACCCGCTTCTGGCCCCTGTTCTTTGTCGCCAGAACAAAGGGAGGCAGCAAGAGTGTCTGCGTCCCAGATTTTTCACGGCCTCCGTGCCTGCCTCTCAGCTCTACCACGGAGCCTGCGGGCAGAGTCAGGCTCTGGGAAGGAGACTGTGTTTCCTTGACTCTGAGCCCCATCTTTTCACACCTAACAGTCCTTGACTCGGGCCACAGCTCGTAGCCTGTTAGATACTCagcaaggcaggcaggcaggccttCCAGTCATCTCTGAAAAGAGCTTACATGTGAGCGAAGTAATGAGAGGAAATCGGTGGTGAGAGCAGAGCCCCTTTCCACAGAGCCCAGCTGGCACGTGTGCCGACAGTCTTGTAGACACTTCTTGAAGTTGAGTAATGGCTCAACTTGAGGGTGCACGCAGGGATGGGTAGGCCCCAGCTTGGAGTGGGGCCTGTCTGTGGGGGACAGTGCTGTATGGGCCAGAGAGGCCCCTGTGGGGAACCCCAGGAGGAGGCCAAGCGCATCAGGACCATCCCGCCTCTCTAGGGCCTCCGCCCCCTCCTCACTGCTCTTGCTGTGAGTCTCTTCAGACACTCTTGCACCAGACTCCTTAGCAAAAGCCTTTGTGGGCGAGCCTCCCTGGGGAACGTGGAAGGAACAGTGGTGTATCGAGTGCCTTCTGCCTTGAGCTGGTTTAGTTTTGAACCTGAGCCCTTCACCTCCTTCACGGCCTGGCGGGCTAGCCGCCTGGGAGCGCGGGCAGGGGCGGTTGCTGACCTGACGCCCGCCCCCTGCAGCTGGAGCTGGCCACGGCCAAGAACGACATGAACCGCCACCTGCACGAGTACATGGAGATGTGCAGCATGAAGCGGGGCCTGGACGTGCAGATGGAGACCTGCCGCCGGCTCATCACCCAGTCCGGGGACCGGTGAGGGCGCCGGGCGCAGGTGGGGAGGGGCGAGCCCTGAGACCCACCCTCAGCAGACGGAGGATGCAGGAGCCCATTGTGGTTGCCTGGCTGAAACCTCCCCATGCCCTGCCTCTGGCAGTTCCCCTGCTTAGAAAGGCAGCTGAAAACCCGGCAGTCACAAAGCTGCTCCATAGACGAGAGACTGGGGTTGCAGAGCGTCTCGGGGTCCCCAGGTTGAGGTGGGGACTGTCCCCCCCTCAGGGTGGACTGGGGGAGGCGGtgtcctcccctccccattcccTCTCCCCGTGGTCCTCCTCTGCCTGAGATGTTACTTTCCTGCCCACCCGACCACCATCAGGCTGGGATGGGCAGGGGTGCCAGCCCTTTCAGGACTCCCACCTGCTCTGCCCCGAGGTTACAACCAGTGTTTTTTTCTAGAAAGTCTCCTGCTTTCTCTGCGGTCCCGCTTAGCGacccgccgccaccgccgccaaGCGAGGCTGAGGACTCCGATCGCGATGTCTCCTCCGACGGCGCCATGAGATAGGGGCTTCCTTGTGCTCGGCCTGCCCGCTGGGACCCGCCGCAGCAGAGGGCTGGGGGCTCAcagaagggaagcccatgtcCTGCGGCACCAGCCTGGCCCCGGGGACTGGGCGCTGCTCCCCGGCTGCCCACCTCGGTCCTCGGCCCCTGCAGGGCTCCGGGGCATCTGGAGCAAGGCTTGGCTGCCCTTCCCAGGCCACTCCCTGCACAGCCGGCCCTCCTGCCTCCACGTGGCTGTCTGCTGCTTTCCCGCCTCTAATGCTGCCGGAGCGCTCGTGGCCCCTTGCCCTCTCCACCGAGTAAGCAGTGTgattgtccttccttccttccctgtggCCTGGGGGCCAGCTGGCCGTCTTGATTCCATACTGGTGCTAACTGGCTCAGGCACCGGTATGAAGGGGAGGAGGCCAGACCTTCCGTGGCTTGTGCAGCAAAGAGGCCTTCCGTATCACAGGCAGACTGAGTGGGTCTGGGCAGGGTGCGCCTTCCTCCCTGTTCAAGTGCTCACGGCCAGCTGCCCGTCGACAGCAGTGACGTGGCTCTGCCCTTTCCCTCGTGGGAAGTGCCACACGTTATAAGGACCTTAGTGCATCTGGGCAAGGCAGCTTTTGGGCTGACTGGGTGCAGTGCtgtggagagaaagagacagaagctCGTTTGTCTCCGTCACCACCAGGTGGCAGAAAAGTTGAAACTGCGTGTGTGGGAGTGGGTGGGCATGCATGgatgtgtgcgtgcacacgtgtGCTCAGGGTCTTGGTTTCTTCAAGCATCAGCTGCCGGTGTCCTCCGTGTCTCACACACGGAGACCCAACAGGCTGAGTAAGAAGATGTCCCAGACTCAGAGAAGCTTGGAGAACTGGGGCAGCGACGCCGAGGGTCCCTCCGCGCCACTGCCTGAGGCAGACTGGGCGGAGCTGATGTTTGAGTGGAATCTAATGAAACTGGCGAGTATTTATTGAACATGtctgtctcactgtttccagcaCTTTCTGGTGGCGGCTACACAGTCCTCTCTCTGCAGTGTGTGCTAGTTCCCATCATTTCCCAGCACGCAGGTGTAAGGCAGATGCAGAGATTGGAACTCCAAAATAATGGTGCCTCAGTCCAGGAGAAGGcaataatggcaccccactccagtactcttgcctggaaaatcccacggatggaggagcctgtgggctgcagtccatggggtcgctgagagttggacacgactcagtgacttcattttcacgcattggagaaggaaatggcaacccactccagtgttcttgcctggagaatcccagggacgggggagcctggtgggctgccatctacagggctgcacagagtcggacacgactgaagccacttagcagcagtagcagcagcagcccaggttATCAGAACCAAGTCTGTGTTGCTTCCCAGTAAGACTACATGCATCCACTGGTGACAGATGACCCGGAAGTAAAGCCATCAGCCCTCCCCTTCTGCAGACCCTAGGAGCTGGGCACCTGCACGGTCTAACTGCAGGTGGTCACTAGGGCAGAGACACTGAGGCAGAACCGGGACCTAGTTCTCCCAGGCTGGCCGTGCTCCACACTGTTGCAGAGGTCAGCTAACTGGCTGGAAGCCAGTTGGACTCTGTCCAACCTGACGTCCTGTGCCAGTGTCACCCTCAGGGGGAGGGCTGCAGACAGAATGGCTTCTGGATACACACCTCCAGGCTGTTTCTGGGTTCAGCCATGGCAGTCTGGCACACACTGGGGCCCAGAGAACCCAAAGGCCTCAGGGAGGAACCCAGGACAGGAGGCATGTCCGCTAGACCAGGGCAGGGTTTCTGGCAGCTTGGGTGCTCACCTAGTTCAACTtagccccagcccagcctcccttTCAGCAAGAAACGAAACAGCAGGCTGGGTATAGGGTACTTTTATTGATGGTACGTGACAAGGCAGGGCTCCCTAAGCCCATCCCTTTCCTCAGGGCCTTGGGGATGGAAATGTGTGGAGGTCGGGAGATTCTCAGTGTGGTGGAGGTGGGGCAGGACTCCCCAGCAGCTGAGGAACTCTCTCTTCCTCTCGTGCtcctgctggggctgggggtccAGGGACCTTACTCCTTGGAGGCCATGTGGACCATGAGGTCCACCACCCTGTTGCTGTAGCCGAATTCATTGTCATACCTGGAAGGAGAGCGTGAAGGGCTGTTTACCGAGCCAGCCACCAAGGGGCACCAGACTCAGCTCACATGCTGAAGCAtcatcctgcccccacccccacatacCAGGAAATGAGCTTGACAAAGTGGTCGTTGAGGGCAATGCCAGCCCCAGCATCGAAGGTAGAAGAGTGAGTGTCGCTGTTGAAGTCGCAGGAGACaacctgggggaggagagggccacATATGGAACCCTGCCTGGCTCCCGGGGGCCATGCAGACACACCAGTCCCCTGACCCACTGACTGTACCTGGTCCTCAGTGTAGCCTAGAATGCCCTTGAGAGGGCCCTCTGACGCCTGCTTCACCACCTTCTTGATCTCATCATACTTGGCCTGACAAGGTAAAAAACAGATGGTCACAGAGTTCTAGTCTTGCAACTCGCCCCCACTGGCCCTGCAGGCCACCAAAGCTGCTCCAACTCGAACTTACAGGTTTCTCCAGGCGGCAGGTCAGATCCACAACGGACACGTTGGGGGTGGGGACGCGGAAGGCCATGCCAGTGAGCTTCCTGTGGACACAAGGAAGCAAGGTCAGTCTCCACTGCTCCTCCCGGCTCCCTGGGTCCACATGGCAGAAAACAGCCAAGGGTCTTACCCGTTGAGCTCAGGGATGACCTTGCCCACGGCCTTGGCAGCGCCAGTAGAAGCAGGGATGATGTTCTGGGCAGCCCCTCGGCCATCACGCCACAGCTTCCCGGAAGGGCCATCCACAGTCTTCTGGGTGGCAGTGATGGCGTGGACAGTGGTCTGCAGAAGAAGGAGGGGAGTGAAGGCCCCACCTGGTGCTCTCCAGGCCACGCCCCTCCGtcaccccgcccctcccctggGAAGAATTAAGGGACACATCCCTCTAAAGGGCCCTGCTTTGTGGCAGGCAGAAGGGTCCCATACTGGCTGAGAACTGTGTTCAAGCTTCCCACCACGCCTACCATAAGTCCCTCCACGATGCCAAAGTGGTCATGGATGACCTTGGCCAGGGGGGCCAAGCAGTTGGTGGTGCAGGAGGCATTGCTGGAAAAGAGGGAGGCAAGTCAGGGGCATGTCCACTGGGCACCCAGGGGGCACTACTGGCCTGcttccccacctcctctctgGTGCGCTCACCTGACAATCTTGAGGGTGTTGTTATACTTCTCGTGGTTCACGCCCATCACAAACATGGGGGCATCAGCAGAAGGTGCAGAGATGATGACCCTCTTGGCGCCACCCTTCAAGTGAGCCTGCAGCCAAGGAGCAAGTAATTGCACCCGGGCTCTCACTTTCCTAAGTccgctctcctcccctcccccatcctcctgttacaccctcctctccagcccctcACTGCTCACCCCAGCCTTCTCCATGGTAGTGAAGACCCCAGTGGACTCCACCACGTACTCAGCACCAGCATCACCCCACTTGATGTTGGCAGGATCTCGCCTGTGAGAAAGACAGGACAAAGCTCAGGGACACGGTACCACAGACCGCAGGTGATCACCCTGTCCCAGTGCCTCCTCCAAGGCCAAGTTCTTCCTGTTCCGTCTCCCACACTTACtcctggaagatggtgatggccTTTCCATTGATGACGAGCTTCCCGTTCTCTGCCTTGACTGTGCCGTGGAACTTGCCATGGGTGGAATCATACTGGAACATGTAGACCTGGGGCGGG includes these proteins:
- the IFFO1 gene encoding intermediate filament family orphan 1 isoform X5; protein product: MNPLFGPNLFLLQQEQQGLAGPLGDPLGGDHLAGSGDVPPAPLAPTGPAPYSPPGPGPAPPAAMALRNDLGSNINVLKTLNLRFRCFLAKVHELERRNRLLEKQLQQALEEGKQGRRGLPRRDQAVQTGFVSPVRPLGLPLGSRTAAVCTPSARVLGSPARSPAGPLAPSAACQPAPSTSASTAYSSSARFMPGTIWSFSHARRLGPGLEPTLVQGPGLSWVHPDGVGVQIDTITPEIRALYNVLAKVKRERDEYKRRWEEEYTVRLQLQERVNELQEEAQEADACQEELAMKVEQLKAELVVFKGLMSNNLTELDTKIQEKAMKVDMDICRRIDITAKLCDLAQQRNCEDMIKMFQKKLVPSMGGRKRERKAVEEDTSLAASDGPCRPDGDEEESTALSINEEVQRMLNQLREYDFEDDCDSLTWEETEETLLLWEDFSGYALAAAEAPGEQPEDSLEKVIKDTESLFKTREKEYQETIDQIELELATAKNDMNRHLHEYMEMCSMKRGLDVQMETCRRLITQSGDRLLLSLRSRLATRRHRRQARLRTPIAMSPPTAP
- the IFFO1 gene encoding intermediate filament family orphan 1 isoform X3, with amino-acid sequence MNPLFGPNLFLLQQEQQGLAGPLGDPLGGDHLAGSGDVPPAPLAPTGPAPYSPPGPGPAPPAAMALRNDLGSNINVLKTLNLRFRCFLAKVHELERRNRLLEKQLQQALEEGKQGRRGLPRRDQAVQTGFVSPVRPLGLPLGSRTAAVCTPSARVLGSPARSPAGPLAPSAACQPAPSTSASTAYSSSARFMPGTIWSFSHARRLGPGLEPTLVQGPGLSWVHPDGVGVQIDTITPEIRALYNVLAKVKRERDEYKRRWEEEYTVRLQLQERVNELQEEAQEADACQEELAMKVEQLKAELVVFKGLMSNNLTELDTKIQEKAMKVDMDICRRIDITAKLCDLAQQRNCEDMIKMFQKLVPSMGGRKRERKAVEEDTSLAASDGPCRPDGDEEESTALSINEEVQRMLNQLREYDFEDDCDSLTWEETEETLLLWEDFSGYALAAAEAPGEPEDSLEKVIKDTESLFKTREKEYQETIDQIELELATAKNDMNRHLHEYMEMCSMKRGLDVQMETCRRLITQSGDRKSPAFSAVPLSDPPPPPPSEAEDSDRDVSSDGAMR
- the IFFO1 gene encoding intermediate filament family orphan 1 isoform X8, encoding MNPLFGPNLFLLQQEQQGLAGPLGDPLGGDHLAGSGDVPPAPLAPTGPAPYSPPGPGPAPPAAMALRNDLGSNINVLKTLNLRFRCFLAKVHELERRNRLLEKQLQQALEEGKQGRRGLPRRDQAVQTGFVSPVRPLGLPLGSRTAAVCTPSARVLGSPARSPAGPLAPSAACQPAPSTSASTAYSSSARFMPGTIWSFSHARRLGPGLEPTLVQGPGLSWVHPDGVGVQIDTITPEIRALYNVLAKVKRERDEYKRRWEEEYTVRLQLQERVNELQEEAQEADACQEELAMKVEQLKAELVVFKGLMSNNLTELDTKIQEKAMKVDMDICRRIDITAKLCDLAQQRNCEDMIKMFQKKLVPSMGGRKRERKAVEEDTSLAASDGPCRPDGDEEESTALSINEEVQRMLNQLREYDFEDDCDSLTWEETEETLLLWEDFSGYALAAAEAPGEQPEDSLEKVIKDTESLFKTREKEYQETIDQIELELATAKNDMNRHLHEYMEMCSMKRGLDVQMETCRRLITQSGDRKSPAFSAVPLSDPPPPPPSEAEDSDRDVSSDGAMR
- the IFFO1 gene encoding intermediate filament family orphan 1 isoform X7, translated to MNPLFGPNLFLLQQEQQGLAGPLGDPLGGDHLAGSGDVPPAPLAPTGPAPYSPPGPGPAPPAAMALRNDLGSNINVLKTLNLRFRCFLAKVHELERRNRLLEKQLQQALEEGKQGRRGLPRRDQAVQTGFVSPVRPLGLPLGSRTAAVCTPSARVLGSPARSPAGPLAPSAACQPAPSTSASTAYSSSARFMPGTIWSFSHARRLGPGLEPTLVQGPGLSWVHPDGVGVQIDTITPEIRALYNVLAKVKRERDEYKRRWEEEYTVRLQLQERVNELQEEAQEADACQEELAMKVEQLKAELVVFKGLMSNNLTELDTKIQEKAMKVDMDICRRIDITAKLCDLAQQRNCEDMIKMFQKKLVPSMGGRKRERKAVEEDTSLAASDGPCRPDGDEEESTALSINEEVQRMLNQLREYDFEDDCDSLTWEETEETLLLWEDFSGYALAAAEAPGELELATAKNDMNRHLHEYMEMCSMKRGLDVQMETCRRLITQSGDRKSPAFSAVPLSDPPPPPPSEAEDSDRDVSSDGAMR